From Leptotrichia wadei, one genomic window encodes:
- a CDS encoding adenylyltransferase/cytidyltransferase family protein produces the protein MKKYKTGLVLGRFQTFHKGHEYIINKALEICDKVLVFIGSSDKSGTIENPFSYELREKLIKKIYKNEIMENKLVISPLADLGAGNVTKWGDYLFCEAEKILGKVDCIVYGEESKCKSWFSEKIKKSVNFIVISRDDIKINASTLREYMRKNDFESWKKFVNEKNWSEFGKMREILIKI, from the coding sequence ATGAAAAAATATAAGACAGGTTTAGTTCTGGGAAGATTCCAGACATTTCATAAAGGACATGAATACATTATAAATAAAGCTCTTGAGATATGTGACAAAGTTTTGGTATTTATCGGTTCTAGTGATAAATCTGGAACAATTGAAAATCCTTTTTCCTATGAACTAAGAGAAAAATTGATAAAAAAAATTTATAAAAACGAAATCATGGAAAATAAATTAGTAATTTCTCCACTCGCTGATTTGGGTGCTGGAAATGTTACAAAATGGGGGGATTATTTATTTTGTGAAGCAGAAAAAATTTTGGGAAAAGTCGATTGTATTGTTTATGGAGAAGAATCTAAATGCAAGAGCTGGTTTAGTGAGAAAATAAAAAAATCTGTAAATTTTATTGTAATTTCTAGAGATGACATAAAAATAAATGCTTCCACTTTGAGAGAATATATGAGAAAAAATGATTTTGAGAGTTGGAAGAAATTTGTGAATGAAAAAAATTGGAGTGAATTTGGAAAAATGAGGGAAATTTTGATTAAAATATAA
- the pncB gene encoding nicotinate phosphoribosyltransferase: MKLKPIITSLLDTDLYKFNMNQVIFHKHTDLVGEYHFKCRTPNIFFTKEMVTEINDQIDHLCSLRFKNEELNYLRSIRFIKPDYVEFLRLWHPIKDYVTTVLENEELRVIVSGPLFSAMQFEIYLLEIINEVYFRMKFNYDELLVSAKEKLEKKILDFKNKKYNFKFAEFGCRRRLSREWQEEVVKKLSSETQNMVGTSNVFLAMKYNLVPIGTYAHEYVQMYQGIDSIPLSYTNHYALKDWYDEYKGDNGTALTDTITTDLFLRDFDRSMVNNYTGVRHDSGDPYIWAEKILNHYEKYGIDPKTKMLLFSDSLNFDEAEKIYNTFKDKVKLSFGIGTFVTNDTKEKPLNIVIKLQYVNGRPVAKLSDVEGKVMCDDEKYLKYLKASVKFRLEREKEY; encoded by the coding sequence ATGAAATTAAAACCAATTATAACATCACTGCTTGATACAGATCTTTACAAATTTAATATGAATCAAGTAATTTTTCACAAACATACTGATTTAGTCGGAGAATATCACTTTAAATGCCGTACTCCAAATATTTTCTTTACAAAAGAAATGGTTACGGAAATAAACGATCAAATTGACCATTTGTGCAGTTTACGGTTTAAAAATGAAGAATTAAACTACTTGCGTTCGATAAGATTCATAAAGCCAGACTATGTCGAGTTTTTAAGGCTTTGGCATCCGATTAAGGATTATGTGACTACGGTTCTTGAAAATGAAGAACTTAGAGTTATTGTCTCTGGACCACTTTTTAGTGCAATGCAGTTTGAGATTTACTTGCTTGAAATTATTAACGAAGTGTATTTTAGAATGAAGTTTAATTATGATGAATTGCTTGTTTCTGCAAAAGAAAAATTAGAAAAAAAGATTTTGGATTTTAAAAATAAAAAATATAATTTTAAATTTGCTGAATTCGGCTGCAGAAGACGGCTTTCAAGAGAATGGCAGGAAGAAGTAGTGAAAAAATTATCCAGCGAAACTCAAAATATGGTAGGAACTTCCAATGTATTTTTGGCAATGAAATACAATTTAGTGCCAATCGGAACTTATGCACACGAGTATGTCCAAATGTACCAAGGAATCGACTCAATACCGCTATCTTACACAAATCATTACGCATTAAAAGACTGGTATGACGAATACAAGGGAGATAACGGGACAGCACTTACCGACACAATAACGACAGACTTATTTTTAAGAGATTTTGACAGAAGTATGGTAAATAACTACACAGGAGTGCGGCATGATTCAGGTGATCCATATATCTGGGCTGAAAAAATATTGAATCACTACGAAAAATATGGAATAGATCCAAAAACAAAGATGCTTTTATTCAGCGATTCGCTAAATTTTGACGAAGCAGAAAAAATTTACAATACATTTAAAGACAAAGTTAAACTTTCTTTTGGAATTGGGACATTTGTAACTAATGACACAAAAGAAAAACCATTAAATATTGTAATCAAACTTCAGTATGTAAATGGTAGACCAGTTGCCAAATTAAGTGATGTGGAAGGAAAAGTTATGTGTGATGATGAAAAATATTTGAAATATTTGAAGGCATCGGTAAAATTTAGGCTGGAGCGGGAAAAAGAATATTAA
- the nadE gene encoding NAD(+) synthase yields MKNEKEKVIEWIKKYFEENGKNCKAVVGISGGTDSSVVAALCVAALGRENVIGVLMPKGMQHDIDYSKKLVEFLKIKHYEINVEKPVNDLKELISQQTGVNPDEFDAYKTNQPARIRMAVLYGISAIVGGRVANTCNLSEDFVGYSTKFGDAAGDFSPISDFTKTEVRKLGSELGLPEMFLKKVPEDGMSGKSDEEKLGFSYEVLDEYIRTGNISDLRIKEKIDYLHKINLHKILPMPSYKKGEK; encoded by the coding sequence ATGAAAAATGAAAAAGAAAAAGTTATCGAATGGATAAAAAAATATTTTGAAGAAAATGGAAAAAACTGTAAAGCAGTTGTAGGAATTTCTGGTGGAACGGATTCTTCGGTTGTGGCAGCACTTTGTGTGGCAGCTCTGGGACGAGAAAATGTAATAGGAGTTCTTATGCCAAAAGGTATGCAGCATGATATTGATTATTCCAAAAAATTAGTTGAGTTTTTGAAAATAAAACATTATGAAATAAATGTGGAGAAGCCTGTAAATGACTTAAAAGAATTAATTTCGCAGCAAACGGGAGTAAATCCTGATGAATTTGATGCCTACAAGACTAATCAGCCTGCCAGAATACGGATGGCTGTGCTTTATGGAATTTCTGCCATTGTTGGTGGGAGAGTGGCTAATACTTGTAATTTGTCGGAAGATTTTGTGGGTTATTCAACAAAATTTGGAGATGCTGCGGGGGATTTTTCTCCAATTTCTGATTTTACAAAAACCGAAGTGCGAAAACTTGGATCTGAACTTGGACTTCCTGAAATGTTTTTGAAAAAAGTGCCTGAAGATGGAATGAGCGGGAAATCTGATGAGGAAAAATTGGGATTTAGCTACGAAGTTTTGGATGAATATATTAGAACGGGAAACATTTCGGATTTGAGAATAAAAGAAAAAATAGACTATTTACACAAAATAAATTTACACAAAATTTTACCTATGCCATCGTATAAAAAAGGAGAAAAATAA
- a CDS encoding PolC-type DNA polymerase III, translating into MSAKYLKIRPSDDFFRKYGIKNFEIEYINLFSKKREMEIFVKVHDFAAHGEIQDLRQMIYRNFEDGVKLKIKLDVNPELIRKNVAGFVKFMIENYRDESKRYQYIFATYEVENVENNVFVKLPSRHLIEEAQKTNVKEELKNKICECTDDLIKVEFTDGEFKEIKEKLKAQSELNSVKASELPKYENTGVKNGNGYSNGGNFNGNNNGYRRKKIPDMDAVPFSMLDILNIGDNVALEGKVFNLDMKETKNGKLMCDFMITDYTNSVSCRIFFNTSEDIQVKLGEWVKVTGSFESDMYTGEMYVRTQKAEAIDSKDVKREDNAPKKRIELHAHTNMSEMSGVMSIKDYAKRAKEFGHSGIAVTDYGVVHSFPFAFKEANEDFKVILGIEAYMVDDEQDLITNPKDKMIEDEIYVVFDIETTGFDPFNDKIIEIGAVKMRGKEIIGEFSEFVNPEIPIPPKITKLTTITDEMVANAEKIETVLPKFLEFCANTTVVAHNAKFDVGFIKQKTIDQGLEYSPSVIDTLPLARTLLPELNKYGLASLVDYFEITLETHHRAVDDAKATAEVFQKFLYMILSKGLMKLTEINTELQPNIQNSETLNTMILVKNQAGLRDLYELVSRSNIEFFGMRRPRIPKTLLNSMRENLLIASSASASERNRGELVNLYLRGAEKTDIEEKARFYDYIEIQPHTNYADMVERTNKEIENYDIVKEMNKYFYELGKIQNKIVVATGDAQYLEEREAINRNVLLLGSGTMWKTKISEGVREYEFFDRKLHFKTTEEMLKAFDYLGEDAAMEVVVENTHKISDMIEQVRPVPTGFYPPKIDGAEEEVREMTYKRLKELYGEDIDESLKERVEKELNSIIQNGFAVLYLIAQKLVHKSVDAGYLVGSRGSVGSSIVAYLMGITEVNGLYPHYRCPNCKHTEFMNEEGSGVDYPDKNCPKCGTKYIKDGHAIPFEVFMGFNGDKVPDIDLNFSGEYQGEIHKYTEELFGSDNVFRAGTISTLAEKNAFGYVKKYLEEVEGTPEIKERRAEVMRIAKGCEGARKTTGQHPGGMIVVPKDKSIYDFCPIQRPANDMKSTSKTTHFDYHVMDEQLVKLDILGHDDPTTLRILQDLTGVDIYTIPLDDKEVMSLFSGTEALGVTPEEIGSPTGTSGIPEFGTSFVKQMLVDTKPKTFAELVRISGLSHGTDVWLNNAQDYVKSGIATLSQIITVRDDIMNKLIDDGLDKSLAFSIMEFVRKGQPTKNPEKWKEFSKKMKEHGVEQWYIDSCEKIKYMFPKGHAVAYVMMAVRIAYFKVHYPIEFYTAFLNRKVGDFKMTAMFRSIDDLKKAKMEMDKKGNLNAKEKQELFLYEILIEMHYRKIELEQIDIYKSEAKLFTIQDGKIRMPLIAMDGLGDAVAENIVSERKKDSFLSIEDLVKRTKLNKTIVELMKEYGCFQGLSNTNQQTLF; encoded by the coding sequence ATGAGCGCTAAATATTTGAAGATTAGGCCATCAGATGATTTTTTCAGGAAATACGGGATTAAAAATTTTGAGATTGAGTATATTAATTTGTTTTCTAAAAAGAGAGAGATGGAGATATTTGTAAAGGTTCATGATTTTGCTGCACATGGGGAAATACAGGATTTAAGACAGATGATTTATAGAAATTTTGAAGATGGGGTAAAGCTGAAAATTAAGCTAGATGTTAATCCTGAATTGATACGGAAGAATGTTGCTGGATTTGTAAAATTCATGATTGAGAATTATAGGGATGAAAGTAAGAGATACCAGTATATTTTTGCAACTTATGAAGTGGAAAATGTAGAAAATAATGTATTTGTGAAATTGCCATCTCGTCATTTGATAGAAGAGGCTCAAAAAACCAATGTAAAGGAAGAGCTGAAAAATAAGATTTGTGAATGTACTGATGATTTGATAAAAGTTGAATTTACAGATGGCGAGTTTAAGGAAATCAAGGAAAAATTGAAGGCTCAAAGTGAATTAAATTCGGTAAAGGCTAGCGAACTTCCTAAATATGAAAATACTGGGGTAAAGAATGGAAATGGGTATTCAAATGGAGGGAATTTTAATGGAAATAATAATGGGTATAGACGGAAAAAAATTCCTGATATGGATGCTGTGCCTTTTTCTATGCTTGATATCTTGAACATTGGAGATAATGTTGCTTTGGAAGGGAAAGTATTTAATCTGGATATGAAAGAAACTAAAAACGGGAAACTTATGTGCGACTTTATGATTACAGATTATACAAATTCAGTCAGCTGCAGAATTTTCTTTAATACAAGTGAAGATATTCAAGTAAAGCTTGGAGAATGGGTAAAAGTTACTGGAAGTTTTGAATCAGACATGTATACTGGAGAAATGTATGTCAGAACACAAAAAGCTGAAGCTATTGACTCTAAAGATGTGAAAAGAGAAGATAATGCTCCTAAAAAAAGGATAGAACTTCATGCACATACAAACATGAGTGAAATGAGCGGAGTTATGTCAATTAAGGATTATGCGAAAAGAGCAAAAGAATTTGGACATAGCGGGATTGCTGTGACAGATTACGGGGTAGTTCATTCTTTTCCCTTTGCATTTAAGGAGGCAAATGAGGATTTTAAGGTTATTTTGGGGATAGAGGCTTATATGGTTGATGATGAGCAGGACTTGATTACGAATCCTAAGGATAAAATGATTGAAGATGAAATTTATGTTGTATTCGATATTGAAACAACTGGATTTGATCCATTTAATGATAAGATAATTGAGATTGGGGCTGTAAAAATGCGTGGAAAGGAAATTATCGGGGAATTTTCTGAATTTGTAAATCCTGAAATTCCAATTCCGCCAAAAATAACAAAACTTACAACAATTACTGATGAAATGGTCGCAAATGCTGAAAAAATAGAAACTGTACTGCCAAAATTTCTAGAATTTTGTGCTAATACAACGGTAGTTGCCCACAATGCAAAATTTGACGTGGGATTTATAAAGCAAAAAACTATTGATCAAGGGCTTGAATATTCTCCAAGTGTAATTGATACGTTGCCTTTGGCTAGAACGCTGCTTCCAGAATTGAATAAATATGGACTTGCCAGTCTGGTAGACTATTTTGAGATTACGCTTGAGACACACCATAGGGCTGTTGATGATGCGAAGGCGACTGCAGAAGTTTTTCAGAAATTTTTATATATGATTTTAAGTAAAGGGCTTATGAAACTAACTGAAATTAATACAGAACTGCAGCCAAATATTCAAAATTCTGAAACATTGAATACAATGATTTTAGTAAAAAATCAGGCTGGGCTTCGTGACCTGTACGAACTCGTATCACGTTCAAATATAGAATTTTTTGGAATGCGTAGACCTAGAATTCCCAAGACTCTGTTAAACAGCATGAGAGAAAATCTGTTAATAGCAAGTTCTGCTTCGGCTTCTGAAAGAAATAGAGGTGAACTTGTAAATCTTTATCTACGTGGAGCAGAAAAAACTGACATTGAAGAAAAAGCAAGATTTTATGACTATATCGAGATTCAGCCACATACAAATTATGCCGACATGGTGGAAAGAACAAATAAAGAAATTGAAAACTACGATATAGTCAAGGAAATGAACAAATATTTTTACGAACTTGGAAAAATCCAGAATAAAATTGTTGTTGCAACAGGGGATGCACAATATCTTGAAGAACGGGAAGCAATTAACAGGAATGTCCTGCTTTTGGGAAGCGGGACAATGTGGAAAACTAAAATTTCAGAAGGAGTCAGGGAATATGAATTTTTTGACAGAAAACTGCATTTTAAAACTACTGAAGAAATGCTAAAAGCCTTTGACTATCTGGGTGAAGATGCCGCTATGGAAGTTGTTGTGGAGAATACTCATAAAATTAGCGATATGATTGAGCAGGTAAGACCAGTTCCAACTGGATTCTATCCGCCAAAAATTGATGGAGCTGAAGAAGAAGTAAGGGAAATGACTTATAAAAGACTTAAAGAGCTTTACGGAGAAGATATTGATGAAAGCCTGAAGGAAAGAGTGGAAAAGGAGCTTAATTCAATTATTCAAAACGGATTTGCCGTACTTTATCTAATTGCACAAAAACTTGTGCATAAATCGGTAGATGCAGGTTATCTTGTAGGTTCACGTGGTTCAGTCGGTTCTTCAATTGTCGCCTATCTTATGGGAATTACCGAAGTAAACGGACTTTATCCACATTATAGATGCCCAAACTGTAAGCATACTGAGTTTATGAATGAAGAAGGAAGCGGAGTTGACTATCCTGATAAAAATTGTCCAAAATGTGGTACAAAATACATAAAAGATGGGCATGCTATTCCATTTGAAGTATTCATGGGATTTAATGGAGATAAAGTGCCAGATATTGACTTGAACTTTTCTGGAGAATATCAAGGGGAAATTCATAAATATACGGAAGAGCTGTTTGGAAGCGACAATGTCTTTCGTGCGGGAACGATTTCTACGCTTGCTGAAAAGAATGCTTTCGGATATGTGAAGAAATATCTTGAAGAAGTGGAAGGAACACCTGAAATAAAGGAAAGAAGAGCAGAAGTTATGAGAATTGCGAAAGGCTGTGAAGGTGCGAGAAAAACAACTGGACAGCATCCTGGTGGAATGATAGTCGTTCCAAAAGATAAGTCAATTTACGACTTTTGCCCAATCCAGCGGCCTGCCAACGATATGAAGTCAACTTCCAAGACAACTCACTTTGATTACCACGTAATGGATGAACAGCTTGTAAAACTGGATATACTGGGACACGACGATCCGACAACGCTTAGAATTTTACAGGATTTGACAGGTGTTGATATTTACACGATTCCGCTTGATGATAAGGAAGTAATGAGCTTATTCAGCGGTACAGAGGCACTTGGCGTAACTCCAGAAGAAATAGGATCTCCAACAGGTACATCGGGAATACCTGAATTTGGTACATCTTTCGTAAAACAAATGCTCGTTGACACAAAGCCAAAAACTTTTGCAGAATTAGTTAGAATTTCTGGGCTTTCACATGGAACAGATGTTTGGCTGAACAATGCACAAGACTATGTAAAAAGCGGGATTGCAACCTTGAGCCAGATTATCACGGTGCGGGATGACATTATGAATAAATTGATTGATGATGGCTTGGATAAATCATTGGCATTTTCTATAATGGAATTTGTCAGAAAAGGGCAGCCTACTAAAAATCCTGAAAAATGGAAGGAATTTTCTAAAAAAATGAAGGAGCATGGTGTAGAGCAATGGTACATTGATTCATGTGAAAAAATAAAATACATGTTCCCAAAAGGGCATGCTGTGGCTTATGTAATGATGGCAGTCAGAATCGCCTATTTTAAAGTCCACTATCCAATTGAATTTTATACGGCTTTCCTGAACAGAAAAGTTGGAGACTTTAAAATGACAGCAATGTTCAGGTCAATAGATGACTTAAAAAAAGCAAAAATGGAAATGGACAAAAAAGGGAATTTAAATGCAAAAGAAAAGCAGGAATTATTTTTATATGAAATATTAATTGAAATGCACTATCGTAAAATTGAGCTGGAACAAATTGATATTTATAAATCAGAGGCAAAACTTTTCACAATACAGGATGGAAAAATAAGAATGCCGTTAATCGCAATGGACGGACTTGGAGATGCTGTTGCTGAAAATATCGTTTCTGAACGAAAAAAAGACAGTTTTTTATCAATTGAAGATTTGGTAAAACGTACAAAACTGAATAAGACAATTGTGGAACTAATGAAGGAATATGGATGTTTCCAAGGATTGTCAAATACGAATCAGCAAACATTATTTTAG